A genomic region of Elephas maximus indicus isolate mEleMax1 chromosome 10, mEleMax1 primary haplotype, whole genome shotgun sequence contains the following coding sequences:
- the FAM181A gene encoding protein FAM181A, translated as MASDSDVKMLLNFVNLASSDIKAALDKSAPCRRSVDHRKYLQKQLKRFSQKYSRLPRGLPGRAAEPHLKRGPEDRLSRLPLDSHDPSPSGVGGCKEKALGNPGREECLSRQQEQTLQGQNPEAAQPGQVPMRKRQLPASFWEEPRPTHSFPLGLEGGLGAREGPPYEGKKTCQGLEPLGPETAPVPMSPRALAEKEPLKMPGVSLMGQVNAWSCCPFQYHGQPIYPGPPGALPQGSVPNLGLWRTSPASTGELTPFCKDADGPGQKVYRPVVLKPIPTKPAVPPPIFNVFGYL; from the coding sequence ATGGCATCCGACAGTGACGTGAAGATGCTGCTGAACTTCGTGAATCTGGCGTCAAGTGACATCAAGGCAGCCCTGGACAAGTCCGCGCCCTGCCGCCGCTCCGTGGACCACCGCAAATACCTGCAGAAGCAGCTCAAACGCTTCTCGCAGAAGTATTCCCGCCTCCCGCGTGGCCTCCCCGGCCGAGCCGCCGAGCCTCACCTGAAAAGGGGGCCTGAGGACCGGCTCTCAAGGCTGCCCCTTGACAGCCATGATCCCAGCCCCAGTGGGGTTGGGGGCTGCAAGGAGAAGGCTCTGGGGAACCCTGGAAGGGAGGAATGTCTGTCCAGGCAGCAGGAGCAGACCCTGCAGGGGCAGAACCCAGAAGCTGCCCAGCCTGGCCAGGTGCCCATGAGGAAAAGACAGCTGCCTGCTTCCTTCTGGGAGGAGCCTCGGCCCACCCACAGCTTCCCCTTGGGGCTGGAGGGGGGCCTGGGCGCCAGGGAGGGGCCTCCCTACGAGGGTAAGAAAACATGCCAGGGCTTGGAGCCCTTGGGGCCTGAGACGGCCCCGGTTCCCATGTCCCCAAGGGCACTGGCGGAGAAGGAGCCACTCAAAATGCCTGGGGTCTCCCTGATGGGCCAAGTCAACGCCTGGAGCTGCTGCCCCTTCCAGTACCATGGACAGCCCATATACCCAGGCCCTCCAGGGGCACTGCCACAGGGCTCTGTGCCCAACCTGGGCCTGTGGAGGACAAGCCCGGCCTCCACAGGGGAGCTGACCCCCTTCTGCAAGGACGCAGATGGCCCGGGGCAAAAGGTGTACCGCCCAGTGGTCCTGAAGCCCATCCCCACCAAGCCCGCTGTGCCCCCACCCATCTTCAATGTTTTTGGCTACCTCTAG